DNA from Daucus carota subsp. sativus chromosome 1, DH1 v3.0, whole genome shotgun sequence:
GCTCCATTTCTTGGCTTGCAATTGTTCCCACATTTTGATCCATACCAGCACTAGGACCCCACATAATATTTTCTTGATTAACAACACCGAAATTGGAGTGATTCATCGGGGTAAACTCGTTAGCAAAGTCTATTAAGGACTCCGAATTTTGAGTCGGAGTCCAAAACATTTTAGGGTTCTTGAATTCGAATCCATCGACCTTGGTTGCATTTTCATGAGGCAATGGTGTAAAAGAGGTTAATTTTGTGTGTGAAGTAAGAGTACTACTAGTAGTACTCAGAGAGAAAACTGAGGCTGCCGTGGTAATATTACATGCGTTATTTGCATTTTTATGGAGGGAGAGAAGATTGTGAGTATTGGGATCTAAACCTTGAGCAATAAGCTTCTTCTTGATGCATGAATTCCAAAAATTCTTCACTTCATTATCGGTTCTCCCCGGCAAATGTTTGGCAATTTGAGCCCATCTGTTGCCTAGAATTCTATGTACATCAATAATAGTTCTTTCCTCTTGCTCCGTAAACGACCCTCTTTTCAGATCAGGCCTCAAGTAATTAATCCACCTCAGTCTGCAACTCTTCCCGCACCTCTGCAAGCCTGAAAAtcacacaaatatatacatgCATCAGCATTCATTAGTTAATTCATAGTAATTCTAAAGAATTAACTAATTAAGAACGACTTGGCGGGAGCACAGTTGGATAGCTCAAGTGATTAGGAGATTagcctctgtcgtcccaggtcctggATTCGACCCTAACTC
Protein-coding regions in this window:
- the LOC108215616 gene encoding myb-related protein 330 encodes the protein MGHHCCSKQKVKRGLWSPEEDEKLMRHITSHGHGCWSAVPKLAGLQRCGKSCRLRWINYLRPDLKRGSFTEQEERTIIDVHRILGNRWAQIAKHLPGRTDNEVKNFWNSCIKKKLIAQGLDPNTHNLLSLHKNANNACNITTAASVFSLSTTSSTLTSHTKLTSFTPLPHENATKVDGFEFKNPKMFWTPTQNSESLIDFANEFTPMNHSNFGVVNQENIMWGPSAGMDQNVGTIASQEMELEEEAQQKKRFEGNLMNNNNVNELTSMIEGMDHSFDADANFDFDFIEAALVPCGMYAGGNIIDQLAWDC